From Urocitellus parryii isolate mUroPar1 chromosome 12 unlocalized genomic scaffold, mUroPar1.hap1 SUPER_12_unloc_1, whole genome shotgun sequence, the proteins below share one genomic window:
- the LOC144251261 gene encoding mitoregulin-like: protein MAEVSERTLQVSVLVAFASRVLVGWQANRLRRRYLDWRKRRLQDKLATTQKKLDLA, encoded by the coding sequence ATGGCGGAAGTGTCTGAGAGGACGCTGCAGGTGTCGGTGCTGGTGGCTTTCGCCTCCAGAGTGCTCGTCGGCTGGCAGGCGAACCGGCTAAGGAGGCGCTACCTGGACTGGAGGAAGCGGAGGCTGCAGGACAAGCTGGCGACGACGCAGAAGAAGCTGGACCTGGCCTGA